From the Ascaphus truei isolate aAscTru1 chromosome 15, aAscTru1.hap1, whole genome shotgun sequence genome, one window contains:
- the LOC142466733 gene encoding uncharacterized protein LOC142466733, whose product MEKMRTEQSCNIPINMSENASFHQSRQLINNVTASHSKRYILAAATGNDLGESGKSLTWLSDQNQQKTTHTGQRPHVCGECGKRFSKISHLIRHQSTHTGERPHVCGECGKGFSQLSHLIRHQRKHTGERPHVCGECGEGFSMLSHMIRHQRTHTGQRLHVCGECGNGFSDVFNLIRHKRTHTGERPHVCGECGKGFSLLCHLNTHKRTHTGERPHVCGECGKGFSHLSSLIRHKRTHTGERPHVCGECGKGFSDVISLIRHQRTHTGEKPHVCGECGKGFSQLSSLNTHERTHKGERPHVCGECGKGFIVPSSLGIHKMGHTGERPHVCVECGKGFSQLCHLIRHQRTHTGERPHVCGECGKGFSDLSSLIRHKKKHTGERSHVCGECGKGFRDLSSLNTHKRTHTGERPHLCGECGKGFRQLSHLNTHKRTHTGERPHVCGECGKGFSQLSHLNIHKRTHTGERPHVCGECGKGFSDVFSLIRHQRTHGGEAYL is encoded by the coding sequence atggaaaagatgaggacagaacaatcttgcaacattccaataaatatgtcagaaaatgcatctttccaccagtcaaggcaattaataaacaatgtaactgcttctcattccaaaagatatatattagcTGCTGCCACAGGAAAcgatcttggagaaagtgggaagagtctTACTTGGTTATCGGACCAGAACCAACAGAAGacgacacacacagggcagagaccgcatgtatgtggggaatgtgggaagagattTAGTAAGATATCCCACCTGATCAGACACCAGagtacacacacaggggagagaccgcatgtatgtggggaatgtgggaagggatttagtcagttatcccacctgatCAGACACCAGAggaaacacacaggggagagaccgcatgtatgtggggaatgtggggagggatttagtatgTTATCCCACATGATCAGAcaccagaggacacacacagggcagagactgcatgtatgtggggaatgtgggaatggatttagtgacgtattcaacctgatcagacacaagaggacacacacaggggagagaccacatgtatgtggggaatgtgggaagggatttagtctgttatgccacctgaacacacacaagaggacacacacaggggagagaccgcatgtatgtggggaatgcgggaagggatttagtcatttatccagcctgatcagacacaagaggacacacacaggggagagaccgcatgtatgtggggaatgtgggaagggatttagtgatgtAATCAGCCTGATCAGAcaccagaggacacacacaggggagaaaccacatgtatgtggggaatgtgggaagggatttagtcagttatccagcctgaacacacacgagaggacacacaaaggggagagaccacatgtatgtggggaatgtgggaagggatttattgTGCCATCCAGCCTGGGCATACACAAGAtgggacacacaggggagagaccgcatgtttgtgttgaatgtgggaagggatttagtcagttatgcCATCTGATCAGAcaccagaggacacacacaggggagagaccgcatgtatgtggggaatgtgggaaggggtttagtgacttatccagcctaaTCAGACACAAGAAgaaacacacaggggagagatcacatgtatgtggggaatgtgggaagggatttagggacttatccagcctgaacacacacaagaggacacacacaggtgagagaccgcatttatgtggggaatgtgggaagggatttcgtcagttatcccacctgaacacacacaagaggacacacacaggggagagaccgcatgtatgtggggaatgtgggaagggatttagtcagttatcccacctgaacatacacaagaggacacacacaggggagagaccacatgtttgtggggaatgtgggaagggatttagtgacgtaTTCAGCCTGATCAGACACCAGAGAACACACGGGGGAGAGGCCTATCTCTAA